A genome region from Macaca fascicularis isolate 582-1 chromosome 3, T2T-MFA8v1.1 includes the following:
- the LOC102125185 gene encoding uncharacterized protein, whose product MCQTSCSPGCQPTCCIPSPCQASCYMPVSCQSSVCVPVSCTRIVCVAPSCQPSVCVPLSCRPIIYVTPSCQSSGCCQPPCTTILCRPISCSAPSCC is encoded by the coding sequence ATGTGCCAAACCAGCTGCTCCCCAGGCTGCCAGCCAACCTGCTGCATACCCAGCCCCTGCCAGGCATCCTGCTACATGCCCGTGAGCTGCCAGTCCTCCGTGTGCGTGCCCGTGAGCTGCACGCGCATTGTGTGTGTGGCCCCCTCCTGCCAgccctctgtgtgtgtgcctttgaGCTGCAGGCCTATCATATATGTGACTCCCTCCTGCCAATCTTCTGGGTGTTGCCAGCCTCCCTGCACCACCATCCTCTGCAGACCCATCTCCTGCAGCGCCCCTTCCTGCTGCTGA
- the KRTAP12-4 gene encoding keratin-associated protein 12-4, translating into MCHTSCSSGCPMACPGSPCCVPSTCYPPQGCGTSCCCSAPCVILLCQPLCGVSTCCQPACCVPSPCQVACCVSVSCKPVLCVASFCPTSGCCQPSCPTLVYRPVTCSTPTCC; encoded by the coding sequence ATGTGCCACACCAGCTGCTCTTCAGGCTGCCCGATGGCCTGCCCTGGCTCCCCATGCTGCGTCCCCAGCACCTGCTACCCACCCCAGGGCTGTGGGACCTCCTGCTGCTGCTCAGCCCCCTGTGTGATTCTGCTGTGCCAGCCCCTGTGTGGGGTGTCCACCTGCTGCCAGCCGGCCTGCTGTGTGCCCAGCCCCTGTCAGGTGGCCTGCTGTGTGTCTGTGAGCTGCAAGCCTGTTTTGTGTGTGGCCTCCTTCTGCCCAACCTCTGGGTGCTGCcagccctcctgccccaccctggtCTATAGACCGGTCACCTGCAGCACCCCCACCTGCTGCTGA
- the LOC102124801 gene encoding uncharacterized protein isoform X2, whose product MAASTMSICSSTCTDSWQVDDCPESCCEPPCCAPSCYTPASCLTLVCTPVSCVSSPCCQAACEPSPCQSGCTSSCTPSCCQQSSCQPACCTSSPCQQSCCVPICCKPVCCKPICCVPVCYGDSSSCCQQSSCQPACCTSSPCQQACCMPVCCKSVCCLPVCSGASTSCCQQSSCQPTCCTTSCCRPSSSVSLICRPVCRSACCVPVSSCCAPASSCQPSCCRPASCVSLLCRPVCSRPAC is encoded by the exons atgGCCGCGTCCACCATGTCCATCTGCTCCAGCACCTGCACCGACTCCTGGCAGGTGGACGACTGCCCAGAGAGCTGCTGCGAGCCCCCTTGTTGTGCCCCCAGCTGCTACACCCCGGCCTCCTGCCTGACCCTGGTCTGCACCCCAGTGAGCTGTGTGTCCAGCCCCTGCTGCCAGGCGGCCTGTGAGCCCAGCCCCTGCCAATCAGGCTGCACCAGCTCCTGCACACCCTCGTGCTGCCAGCAGTCTAGCTGCCAGCCGGCTTGCTGCACCTCCTCCCCCTGCCAGCAATCCTGCTGTGTGCCCATCTGCTGCAAGCCTGTCTGCTGCAAACCCATCTGCTGTGTGCCCGTCTGCTATGGG GATTCCTCTTCATGCTGCCAGCAGTCTAGCTGCCAGCCAGCTTGCTGCACCTCCTCCCCATGCCAGCAGGCCTGCTGCATGCCTGTCTGCTGCAAGTCTGTCTGCTGTCTGCCTGTGTGCTCTGGGGCTTCCACTTCATGCTGCCAGCAGTCTAGCTGCCAACCAACTTGCTGTACCACCTCCTGCTGCAGACCCTCCTCCTCCGTGTCCCTCATCTGCCGCCCCGTGTGCAGGTCCGCCTGCTGCGTGCCCGTCTCCTCCTGCTGTGCGCCCGCCTCCTCCTGCCAGCCTAGCTGCTGCCGCCCAGCCTCCTGCGTGTCCCTCCTCTGCCGccctgtgtgctcccgcccagccTGCTGA
- the LOC102124801 gene encoding uncharacterized protein isoform X1 produces MAASTMSICSSTCTDSWQVDDCPESCCEPPCCAPSCYTPASCLTLVCTPVSCVSSPCCQAACEPSPCQSGCTSSCTPSCCQQSSCQPACCTSSPCQQSCCVPICCKPACCVPICCKPVCCVPTCSKDSSSCCQQSSCQPACCTSSPCQQACCMPVCCKSVCCLPVCSGASTSCCQQSSCQPTCCTTSCCRPSSSVSLICRPVCRSACCVPVSSCCAPASSCQPSCCRPASCVSLLCRPVCSRPAC; encoded by the exons atgGCCGCGTCCACCATGTCCATCTGCTCCAGCACCTGCACCGACTCCTGGCAGGTGGACGACTGCCCAGAGAGCTGCTGCGAGCCCCCTTGTTGTGCCCCCAGCTGCTACACCCCGGCCTCCTGCCTGACCCTGGTCTGCACCCCAGTGAGCTGTGTGTCCAGCCCCTGCTGCCAGGCGGCCTGTGAGCCCAGCCCCTGCCAATCAGGCTGCACCAGCTCCTGCACACCCTCGTGCTGCCAGCAGTCTAGCTGCCAGCCGGCTTGCTGCACCTCCTCCCCCTGCCAGCAATCCTGCTGTGTGCCCATCTGCTGCAAGCCT GCCTGCTGTGTGCCCATCTGCTGCAAGCCTGTCTGCTGTGTGCCCACCTGCTCTAAGGATTCCTCTTCATGCTGCCAGCAGTCTAGCTGCCAGCCAGCTTGCTGCACCTCCTCCCCATGCCAGCAGGCCTGCTGCATGCCTGTCTGCTGCAAGTCTGTCTGCTGTCTGCCTGTGTGCTCTGGGGCTTCCACTTCATGCTGCCAGCAGTCTAGCTGCCAACCAACTTGCTGTACCACCTCCTGCTGCAGACCCTCCTCCTCCGTGTCCCTCATCTGCCGCCCCGTGTGCAGGTCCGCCTGCTGCGTGCCCGTCTCCTCCTGCTGTGCGCCCGCCTCCTCCTGCCAGCCTAGCTGCTGCCGCCCAGCCTCCTGCGTGTCCCTCCTCTGCCGccctgtgtgctcccgcccagccTGCTGA
- the LOC102124801 gene encoding uncharacterized protein isoform X3, translating into MAASTMSICSSTCTDSWQVDDCPESCCEPPCCAPSCYTPASCLTLVCTPVSCVSSPCCQAACEPSPCQSGCTSSCTPSCCQQSSCQPACCTSSPCQQSCCVPICCKPVCCKPICCVPACCMPVCCKSVCCLPVCSGASTSCCQQSSCQPTCCTTSCCRPSSSVSLICRPVCRSACCVPVSSCCAPASSCQPSCCRPASCVSLLCRPVCSRPAC; encoded by the exons atgGCCGCGTCCACCATGTCCATCTGCTCCAGCACCTGCACCGACTCCTGGCAGGTGGACGACTGCCCAGAGAGCTGCTGCGAGCCCCCTTGTTGTGCCCCCAGCTGCTACACCCCGGCCTCCTGCCTGACCCTGGTCTGCACCCCAGTGAGCTGTGTGTCCAGCCCCTGCTGCCAGGCGGCCTGTGAGCCCAGCCCCTGCCAATCAGGCTGCACCAGCTCCTGCACACCCTCGTGCTGCCAGCAGTCTAGCTGCCAGCCGGCTTGCTGCACCTCCTCCCCCTGCCAGCAATCCTGCTGTGTGCCCATCTGCTGCAAGCCTGTCTGCTGCAAACCCATCTGCTGTGTGCCC GCCTGCTGCATGCCTGTCTGCTGCAAGTCTGTCTGCTGTCTGCCTGTGTGCTCTGGGGCTTCCACTTCATGCTGCCAGCAGTCTAGCTGCCAACCAACTTGCTGTACCACCTCCTGCTGCAGACCCTCCTCCTCCGTGTCCCTCATCTGCCGCCCCGTGTGCAGGTCCGCCTGCTGCGTGCCCGTCTCCTCCTGCTGTGCGCCCGCCTCCTCCTGCCAGCCTAGCTGCTGCCGCCCAGCCTCCTGCGTGTCCCTCCTCTGCCGccctgtgtgctcccgcccagccTGCTGA